DNA from Verrucomicrobiales bacterium:
AAGTCAGGGCGAGAAAGGCCGCGCTAAAGACGACAGTTCCTCCCACAAAGAAGGTCTTTGCTTGTGATTTGCTCAGCATGGTGGCGACTCCGGTTGACGGCGTTCAGGTTGGTTCATGGCGACCTTTGTATCCAAAGGTGCTCCGGGATTCCTTGACCCCGATCAAGTCCGCGCGATCCAAAGGTCCTGACTTGGGTGAAGCGGCCGCCGAGATTCCGTCGGCCGCTTGCATCCTCACTACTTCTAAAGGGGTACCGACAAATCAACGAAGGTGAGGTAAGCCTCAAAAGTTCACATTCAATTGGGTGTAAACGTAGTTGGCGTCGGCAGATCCGCCGATGTTCTGGAAGGTCTTATCGACGTATGATCCGGCGAAGAAATGTCCAAAACCTACCTCGAGCTGGGCGTATCGCGTGACAGCGTAGCCCGCGATCAGATCCAGTTCCGATCCGACAAAGGATCCGTAGTTGGAGTTGACCCCATATCCCGTTCCAGTGGCCGCGCCACCGCCACGGGGAACGCCGCCCACGTTGTAGAAATTGTCGGAGGTGTCGGCCAACCAGAACAAGTGGCCTTCCAACGCGAGGCTCAGGCGCGGATGAGGCTTGATCTGGTAGATCACCCGCACGTCGTGGATGTTCTCCAGAGAAACGAAATCCATGTAACCATAGAACTTATGATTGGTAGGAAATAGATTCTCGAAGGTGCCATGCTTGTCGTCCCTCGGATCCGAGTCCCCAGACCCATGTGAGTACTCCAGGCCGATGCGAGGCGTTCCAAAGGATTCAGCGAAGGTGTATCCCCCTTGGAGGATGTATGCGTAAGCCAGATGTTCCTGGCTTCGGAGCGGCACGCCGGCACGAGTGTCGTTGAAATGACCAAATTGCCCGATGAGGTCCACCGTGTAATCCCAGCTGCCGAACTGCCCCGGCAGTGACTTCAGACGAGCGCCCAACGTGTAGATATCTCGAGCGCTCGGCTGGGGAGATTGCGGCGTGAGTTCCGCCCGTGCCGCCTTGGTGCTGGCGTTCCTCGCGAGGAAGTAGAAGTCCAAGGAATGCTTCTGGATCAAAGGCGAGGTCGCATAGAATCCAGAGAAGTAATCGTAGTCATTGCTGACGTTGAACCGCGAGTCTTCCGGGATCACCACCCGGCTCGTAAAGAAGTCAGCGCCGAACCAAGCGTTCTGCCATCGCATCTTGGCGGCATCAAAGACGCGCCCGATGTTGTTCCAGGCGAACGCTCCGATGATGCGCTCCTCGCCATAGGACATCTCCTGCCGTCCGACCTTAAGCGAGAGAGGAAATTCCTTGTGGTTGCCCAGGGTTACATAGGCCTGGTGGAGATCGATGCTGTCGGCCTCAGGGCCGCGTCCCTTATAGACCACGGGAGCTGTCGATGCGAATCGATCGTCCTCCTGAACGAGACTGCTGCGTCCCTCCACCAAAGCGCTCCAC
Protein-coding regions in this window:
- a CDS encoding alginate export family protein, which produces MNNHRTRHLAPIALGALAFVHSGSLQAQYAPPPPPKPFQGFINEWLRKDDPGTAAWDIGGSVRMRYELKDNFGIAGAPGSLDFRNTNADVDNAYLMERIRLRLGYTAQWWSALVEGRSSLVQEDDRFASTAPVVYKGRGPEADSIDLHQAYVTLGNHKEFPLSLKVGRQEMSYGEERIIGAFAWNNIGRVFDAAKMRWQNAWFGADFFTSRVVIPEDSRFNVSNDYDYFSGFYATSPLIQKHSLDFYFLARNASTKAARAELTPQSPQPSARDIYTLGARLKSLPGQFGSWDYTVDLIGQFGHFNDTRAGVPLRSQEHLAYAYILQGGYTFAESFGTPRIGLEYSHGSGDSDPRDDKHGTFENLFPTNHKFYGYMDFVSLENIHDVRVIYQIKPHPRLSLALEGHLFWLADTSDNFYNVGGVPRGGGAATGTGYGVNSNYGSFVGSELDLIAGYAVTRYAQLEVGFGHFFAGSYVDKTFQNIGGSADANYVYTQLNVNF